GAAGAGGCGTTTCCGAACGTCTTCCTGAAGGCGCTCGAGGCCGGGCTGGAAGAGCTGCAGCGGCCTTAGGCCGCCGCCATCTGCGTCCTGATCTCACCGCGCAGGACATCGAGCAGCATGGCTTTGCCGTCGCGCTCGACATGCCAGAAGGTCCAGCCATTGCAGGCTGGCAACCCCTGCGCCAGTGCGCCGACCTTGTGGATCGAGCCGACGGCCGGGCCGAGCACCAGAGTGCCATCGGCGCGGATGGTGGCGCTGTGACGGCGCTTCTCGTCGAAGACGCGCTCGCCCGCCTTGACCAGCCCGGCTTCGACCAGGCTGAGGAAGGGCACGCGCGGCTCGCTGCGCTTCGACGGCGCCGTGGCGAAGGCTTCCGGCGGCAGCGGCTGAACCGCAGCGATGCGCTCGCGGGCTGCGTTGGCGTAGACCTGCTCGCGCTCGATGCCGATGAAATGCCGGCCGAGTGCCTTGGCGACGGCACCGGTCGTGCCGGTGCCGAAGAAGGGATCGAGCACGACGTCGCCGGGATTGCTGGCCGAAAGCAGCACGCGGGCGAGCAGTGATTCGGGCTTCTGGGTCGGATGGACCTTGGCGCCCTTGTCGTCCTTCAGGCGCTCATCGCCGGTGCAGAGCGGCAGATACCAGTCCGAGCGCATCTGCAGGTCGTCATTGCCGCCCTTCAGTGCCTCGTAATGGAAGGTGTATTTGGACGCTTCGCCGCGCGCCGCCCAGATCAGCGTCTCATGCGCATTGGTGAAGCGGCGGCCGCGGAAGTTCGGCATCGGATTGGCTTTGCGCCAGACGATGTCGTTCAGCATCCAGAAGCCGAGATCCTGCAGGATCGAGCCGACGCGGAAGATGTTGTGATAGGAGCCGATCACCCAGAGCGCGCCGTCCGGCTTTAGCGCGCGGCGGCAGGCGGTGAGCCAGGCGCGGGTGAAGGCGTCGTAATCGGCGAAGGAGGCGAACTTGTCCCAGTCGTCGTCGACGGCGTCGACGAGGCTGTCGTCGGGCCGGCGCAGATCGCCGCCGAGCTGCAGATTGTAGGGCGGGTCTGCGAAGACAAGGTCGACGCTCCCGGGGGGGAGGGCCTCTATCGCGGCGACGCAATCGCCCACGATCACCTGGTCGAGCGGAAGCTCGCGAGGGAGTATCTGAGAGTGGAGAAGGCTCTTGGCCTTCATCCGGGCCCCCAGCGCGGGCCGTCCGGTACGCGAAACCTGAATCCGGACGGGAGCGCTGGCGGTCCCGGTACGCGAGGTACTCATGACGCCAAGACCGTTACGCAACTTCAACAGTCGCGATCCTGGCCGGTCAGGGTAAAGGGCGGGTTTCCAGGTTGAAAAAAATGCGTCCCATTCTGGGGCTGCAGATTTTGCCTAGCCCTTTGAATATGTTTGGGAATTCGTAACGGAAGTTAAGGAAGGGTAAGCGGCGCCTGGCTGCCGTTGGGGCAAGCGTCATGCTCGGGCTCGACCCGGGTATCTCGGGCCGGAAGAGGCTCCGGTTGCCGCCTGCTCGTCATGAGATTCTCGGGTCGGCGCTTCGCTCCCCCGAGAATGACGAGCCCGGTCGTCGCCGCTATCTCGTCCAGACACCCTTGATCGGCGCGAAGGAATAGCGGTGCGCAGGGCAGGGACCCTTTTCCTTGATGGCGGCGCGGTGCGCGGCCGTTCCGTAACCCGCATGGCTGGCGAAGCCATAGGCGGGGTAGGTGAGCGAGAGCCGCGCCATCATCCGATCGCGCATCACCTTGGCGACGATCGAGGCCGCGGCGATCGAGGCGATCAGCCCGTCGCCGCCGATGATCGCCTCGCAGCCGCAGGCCAGCGCCGGCGGATCGTTGCCGTCGACCAGGACGAGATCGGGCGATAGCGGTAGTGCTCCAACCGCGCGCCGCATGGAAAGCAGCGTCGCCTGCCGGATGTTGATCGTGTCGATCTCGGTCGCCGAGGCGCTGCCGACGCCGACAGCAAGCGCGCTGGCGAGGATTAGCACGCAGAGCTCTTCCCGGCGTTGGGCGCTGAGCTCCTTCGAATCGGCGAGTCCGTCGGGGATCGCCGAGGGGTCGAGGATGACGGCGGCCGCGACGACCGGGCCTGCGAGCGGACCGCGCCCGACCTCGTCCACGCCGGCGACGCGGGCGCGCCCGGCAATCATCGCGGCCTGCTCGCGGCTGAAATCGGCGGTCATGGCCCGGCTATGCCAGATCGTGGCCTGAAGGTCTGCCGGAATTGCATCTTGTCCACCAGCCACGATCCATATCCAACCGGTCATCCCGGGCGGACGTAGTCCGACCCGGGATCCATTCCGGAACGGCTCAGGCATGGATCCCGGACCTCCGCTTCGCTGCGTCCGGGATGACATCCGTGGGTATGCGGGATCAGAACAAGCTCAACTGCGCCTTCTCCTTCTCCGGCTTGACGAAGAGGTCGGTGCGAAGCCGCAGCCGCGTGCTGTTGAAGCCGAGCCGCTCGGCCGCCATTTCGAAGCGCCTGCCGATCATCCAGGCATAGGGGCCGGAGCCGACCTGGCGCTGGCCCCAGGCGGCATCATAGTCCTTGCCGCCGCGGGTCGAGCGGATCAGCGAGACGACATGGCGCATCTTGTCGGGGTGATGCGTCACCAGCCAGTCCTGCACGATGTCCTTCACCTCGAGCGGCAGGCGCAGCAGCACATAGCCGGCCTCGCGAGCTCCCGCAGCCTTGGCGGAGTCGAGGATGCGCTCGATCTCATGCTCGTTGATCGCCGGCACGATCGGCGCGACCAGCACCGTCACCGGAATGCCGGCTTCCGACAGCTTGCGGATCGTCTCGATGCGCTTGGCCGGGGCGGCGGCGCGCGGCTCCATGTTGCGGGAAAGCTTAGGATCGAGCGTCGTCACCGAGAGCGCGACCTTGACCAGCCCCTTTGCCGCCATGGGCGCGAGGATGTCGATGTCGCGCTGCACCAGCGCCGATTTGGTGACGATGCCGACCGGGTGGTTGAACTTCGCCAGCACCTCGAGGATCGAACGCATGATCCTGAGCTTCTTCTCGATTGGCTGGTAGGCGTCGGTATTGGTGCCGATCGCGATGGTGCGCGGCTGGTAGCTCGGCGAGGACAGTTCCTTCTCAAGCAGCAGCGCCGCATCGGGCTTGGCGGTCAGCTTGCTCTCGAAGTCGAGTCCGGGCGAGAGGCCGAGATAGGCATGGCTCGGCCGCGCGAAGCAGTAAACGCAGCCATGCTCGCAGCCGCGATAAGGGTTGATCGAGCGGTCGAACGAAATATCCGGGGAGTCATTGCGTGTAATGATCGTGCGCGGCTTCTCGACCGAGACTTCGGTCTTGAACGGCGGCAGTTCGCCGAGCGAGCCCCAGCCATCATCCTCGCTGATGCGCTGTTCTGCCTCATAGCGGCCGCCGGGGTTGATCGTCGCGCCGCGTCCGCGCCGTCTGTCAGGGTCGATCTGGCTGCCGATATGGGCGAGCGGATCGACCGGCGCGAGCCGCACCGGTGCCGAGACCGTGCCCGGCTCGCTGTCGCGGCGCTTGAGCGGTTGCGTCTTGGCTGAGGGTCTGGCCTGCAGCATGGCTTCGTCTCCTCGGCGGAATCGGATGTTCCGAGACCAAGGAATGTGAACATATAGAGAACGAAAGGCAAGTGACAGGATTGCGACATGTTGCACTGCGTCATAAGCTGATCGCTCATGATCACTGCCGTCATCTGGGCCAATCGTGACGCCGAGGCGCTGGCCGCGACCTTGTCCGTGCTGATTCCAG
This genomic interval from Bosea sp. 29B contains the following:
- a CDS encoding site-specific DNA-methyltransferase, coding for MSTSRTGTASAPVRIQVSRTGRPALGARMKAKSLLHSQILPRELPLDQVIVGDCVAAIEALPPGSVDLVFADPPYNLQLGGDLRRPDDSLVDAVDDDWDKFASFADYDAFTRAWLTACRRALKPDGALWVIGSYHNIFRVGSILQDLGFWMLNDIVWRKANPMPNFRGRRFTNAHETLIWAARGEASKYTFHYEALKGGNDDLQMRSDWYLPLCTGDERLKDDKGAKVHPTQKPESLLARVLLSASNPGDVVLDPFFGTGTTGAVAKALGRHFIGIEREQVYANAARERIAAVQPLPPEAFATAPSKRSEPRVPFLSLVEAGLVKAGERVFDEKRRHSATIRADGTLVLGPAVGSIHKVGALAQGLPACNGWTFWHVERDGKAMLLDVLRGEIRTQMAAA
- a CDS encoding ribonuclease HII: MTADFSREQAAMIAGRARVAGVDEVGRGPLAGPVVAAAVILDPSAIPDGLADSKELSAQRREELCVLILASALAVGVGSASATEIDTINIRQATLLSMRRAVGALPLSPDLVLVDGNDPPALACGCEAIIGGDGLIASIAAASIVAKVMRDRMMARLSLTYPAYGFASHAGYGTAAHRAAIKEKGPCPAHRYSFAPIKGVWTR
- a CDS encoding PA0069 family radical SAM protein, encoding MLQARPSAKTQPLKRRDSEPGTVSAPVRLAPVDPLAHIGSQIDPDRRRGRGATINPGGRYEAEQRISEDDGWGSLGELPPFKTEVSVEKPRTIITRNDSPDISFDRSINPYRGCEHGCVYCFARPSHAYLGLSPGLDFESKLTAKPDAALLLEKELSSPSYQPRTIAIGTNTDAYQPIEKKLRIMRSILEVLAKFNHPVGIVTKSALVQRDIDILAPMAAKGLVKVALSVTTLDPKLSRNMEPRAAAPAKRIETIRKLSEAGIPVTVLVAPIVPAINEHEIERILDSAKAAGAREAGYVLLRLPLEVKDIVQDWLVTHHPDKMRHVVSLIRSTRGGKDYDAAWGQRQVGSGPYAWMIGRRFEMAAERLGFNSTRLRLRTDLFVKPEKEKAQLSLF